One stretch of Streptomyces sp. NBC_01363 DNA includes these proteins:
- a CDS encoding GNAT family N-acetyltransferase codes for MEPITLTSDRLLLRPFGGGDTEAIHVACQDPDIQRWTVVPSPYSRADAELFAEKLSPGGWHDDSMYNFAVVLRESGALAGALGINRRNLPGTYEVGFWTAQEHRGRGHTAEAVLAAARWTFTALGGDRLEWRAEVGNVPSRAVALRTGFRMEGEQRSGLFNKGVRRDAWIGALLPSDLGLPGTHAYLPAP; via the coding sequence ATGGAGCCGATCACCCTCACCAGCGACCGTCTGCTGCTGCGCCCCTTCGGCGGCGGCGACACGGAAGCGATCCACGTCGCCTGTCAGGACCCCGACATCCAGCGGTGGACGGTCGTGCCCTCCCCGTACAGCCGTGCCGACGCGGAACTCTTCGCGGAAAAGCTGTCTCCCGGCGGCTGGCACGACGACTCCATGTACAACTTCGCGGTGGTCCTGCGCGAGAGCGGGGCCCTGGCCGGCGCCCTCGGTATCAACCGCCGCAATCTTCCGGGCACGTACGAGGTGGGATTCTGGACCGCCCAGGAGCACCGGGGCCGCGGCCACACGGCGGAGGCGGTGCTGGCCGCCGCCCGCTGGACCTTCACCGCACTCGGCGGCGACCGGCTGGAGTGGCGCGCCGAGGTGGGCAACGTCCCCTCGCGTGCCGTGGCGCTGAGGACGGGATTCCGGATGGAGGGCGAACAGCGGTCGGGCCTGTTCAACAAGGGAGTACGGCGCGACGCCTGGATCGGTGCGCTGCTCCCTTCCGATCTCGGCCTGCCGGGCACCCACGCCTATCTGCCCGCCCCCTGA